The following are encoded in a window of Lacinutrix sp. WUR7 genomic DNA:
- a CDS encoding O-methyltransferase, giving the protein MLYQIKQYLKFLKKSTNQHGIHSPFVYQLVTLCFYNKTKFKDYHTLKQYREKLYQNNTTISVTDFGAGSRVFRSDQRPISKIAKTAGITKKRARLLYRIANYFPINNALELGTSLGLATTALSLGNKNANILTIEGCPETAKIAKQQFDAFNLQNIDLKVNDFETELAKIKNKDFDLIYIDGNHQKEATLNYFETLLDNIHNDSVLIFDDIHWSPSMTEAWEEIKKHQKVTVTIDTFFWGFVCFRKEQEKEHFTIRV; this is encoded by the coding sequence ATGCTATACCAAATAAAACAATACTTAAAATTCTTAAAAAAATCTACCAACCAACATGGTATACACTCTCCGTTTGTTTACCAACTAGTAACCTTATGTTTTTACAACAAAACAAAATTTAAAGATTACCATACGCTAAAACAATACAGAGAAAAACTATACCAAAACAATACAACCATTTCTGTAACCGACTTTGGTGCTGGAAGTCGCGTGTTTAGATCCGATCAAAGACCCATTTCAAAAATTGCAAAAACCGCAGGAATCACTAAAAAAAGAGCACGACTACTCTACCGCATTGCAAATTACTTTCCAATTAATAACGCACTAGAACTAGGAACCTCCTTAGGATTAGCAACCACAGCTTTAAGCTTAGGAAATAAAAATGCAAACATACTAACTATAGAAGGTTGCCCAGAAACCGCAAAAATAGCAAAACAACAGTTCGATGCTTTTAACTTGCAAAACATCGATTTAAAAGTGAATGATTTTGAAACGGAATTAGCCAAAATCAAAAACAAAGATTTCGACCTTATTTACATCGACGGAAACCATCAAAAAGAAGCGACTTTAAACTATTTTGAAACTTTACTGGATAATATTCATAATGATTCAGTACTTATTTTTGATGACATTCACTGGTCTCCTTCCATGACAGAAGCTTGGGAAGAAATAAAAAAACACCAAAAAGTCACCGTAACTATAGATACCTTTTTCTGGGGATTCGTATGCTTCCGTAAAGAACAAGAAAAAGAACATTTTACCATTAGAGTGTAA
- a CDS encoding ABC transporter ATP-binding protein: MSNVIEIKNIIRDFKLGTETVHVLKGIDLNIERGDYVAIMGPSGSGKSTLMNLLGCLDTPTSGSYLLNGQDVSKMSDDQLADIRNKEIGFVFQTFNLLPRTTALDNVALPMVYAGKSKSERHVRAAEVLTDVGLADRMDHRPNQLSGGQRQRVAVGRALVNNPSIILADEPTGNLDSKTGLEIMGLFDEIHKAGNTVIMVTHEEEIAAHAHRVIRLRDGVVESDTRNR, encoded by the coding sequence ATGAGCAACGTTATTGAAATTAAAAATATTATTCGTGATTTTAAACTCGGAACAGAAACCGTACATGTTTTAAAAGGAATCGATTTAAATATAGAACGTGGTGATTATGTAGCAATTATGGGACCTTCTGGTTCTGGGAAATCTACATTAATGAATCTTTTAGGTTGCTTAGACACACCAACCTCTGGAAGCTACTTGTTAAACGGTCAAGATGTTAGTAAGATGTCTGACGATCAACTTGCAGATATTCGTAATAAAGAAATTGGCTTTGTATTTCAAACCTTCAACCTATTACCACGAACCACAGCTTTAGATAATGTGGCATTACCAATGGTTTATGCTGGGAAATCGAAATCAGAACGTCATGTGCGTGCTGCCGAAGTTTTAACAGATGTAGGTTTAGCCGACAGAATGGACCATAGACCAAACCAACTTTCTGGTGGACAACGACAACGTGTTGCAGTTGGTAGAGCTTTAGTAAACAACCCTTCCATTATTCTTGCCGATGAGCCAACAGGAAACTTAGACTCTAAAACAGGATTAGAAATCATGGGCTTGTTTGATGAAATCCATAAAGCAGGAAACACCGTGATTATGGTAACCCACGAAGAAGAAATTGCAGCGCATGCACATCGTGTAATTCGTTTAAGAGATGGCGTGGTGGAGAGTGATACTAGAAATAGGTAA
- a CDS encoding GumC family protein, with translation MAYNEFDDIESFESNHVAFDFKGFLFKVINLWKFVLLCIGAALIIAYLINVRKQNVYKLDSLISVENDQNPFFTANTSISFNWGGVSGKMGKTITTLKTRTHNEKVVDSLQFYMDYLVEGKYRKLDIYKKAPFRVDLDLSKPQILNKYIGIRFLNATEFEVFTAYEGTSGRGQRYDTKKFVSVTTPSGVFTKKYSIGEPVVLPFFNGTLQLREDKIIKPQTEFYILFKNFDGVVHSYKSSINVGSFNSTNSPVLKLSLAGTNKAKIVDYLNTTAVILSRTELERKNLYATNTIKFIDSSLAAVDTSLKDFTQEMNTFRKKNKVFDVGAEMTDISGRLKTFESQKEQEQTKLNYLNRLQSYLQTKTDYTNIAAPTSVGITEGNILSSVKKITGLAIERKSLEYTTREESEIFKNIDRQIDAEKNVLLETIKSTISTINIQLGTINRNIANMNAKLSGLPEDQQEYLKIQRKLDISQEAYDVYMQKRSEAAIVKAANISDITIVDEAKDIGGGKIGPNTSLNYMMGLMLGFFIPLFLIFVIFLLDNTIHGSDEVEQLSNIPILGLIGKYKYHNNLVVFEKPKSAVAESFRAIRSSLQFFYKNKMKNEKQEGGKTIMITSSVSGEGKTFCSINIATVYAMSGKKTILLGLDLRKPKIFDDFDLTNEKGVVNYFIGDSTFDEVINHTKIDNLDVVTSGPIPPNPSELLMSDKMEDLIKRLREEYDMIVLDTPPLGLVTDALELVQYADASIFMVRLDYTKKGMLQLINAKYRAGEVKNISIVLNFYKHKTNHNYGYGYGYGYGYGYGVYGNSYHEDDKKSLFKKAKAFIKSI, from the coding sequence ATGGCCTACAACGAATTTGATGATATAGAAAGTTTTGAATCTAATCATGTTGCTTTTGACTTTAAAGGCTTCTTATTTAAAGTTATTAATTTATGGAAGTTTGTGCTGCTATGCATTGGTGCAGCATTAATTATAGCGTATTTAATAAATGTAAGAAAACAAAACGTTTATAAATTAGACTCTTTAATTAGTGTAGAGAACGATCAAAACCCTTTTTTTACAGCCAATACTAGTATCTCTTTTAATTGGGGAGGTGTTTCCGGTAAAATGGGAAAAACCATTACCACTTTAAAAACGAGAACCCATAATGAAAAGGTAGTAGACTCGCTTCAGTTTTATATGGATTACCTGGTAGAAGGTAAGTATCGAAAATTGGATATTTACAAAAAGGCGCCCTTTCGTGTGGATTTAGATCTTTCTAAACCGCAGATACTTAATAAGTATATTGGAATTCGTTTTCTAAACGCTACCGAATTTGAAGTTTTTACAGCTTATGAAGGAACTAGCGGGAGAGGACAACGTTATGATACCAAAAAATTTGTTTCTGTTACTACACCCTCCGGTGTTTTTACAAAGAAGTATAGTATAGGAGAACCTGTTGTTTTGCCTTTTTTTAATGGGACACTGCAACTTAGAGAAGATAAAATAATAAAACCACAAACCGAATTTTATATCTTGTTTAAGAATTTTGACGGCGTTGTACATTCTTATAAAAGTAGTATTAATGTAGGTTCGTTTAATTCCACAAATTCACCAGTATTAAAGTTATCATTAGCAGGTACTAATAAAGCAAAAATAGTAGATTACTTAAATACTACTGCTGTTATTTTAAGTCGCACCGAATTGGAGCGCAAGAATTTATACGCTACCAATACGATTAAATTTATAGATAGTAGTTTGGCCGCTGTAGATACGAGCTTAAAAGACTTTACTCAGGAAATGAATACCTTTAGAAAGAAAAATAAGGTGTTTGATGTTGGCGCTGAAATGACCGATATTTCAGGGAGATTAAAAACCTTTGAAAGCCAGAAAGAGCAGGAGCAAACCAAGCTGAATTATCTAAATAGGTTACAAAGTTATTTACAAACCAAAACAGACTATACCAATATAGCAGCACCAACTTCTGTAGGTATAACCGAAGGAAATATTTTAAGTAGCGTTAAGAAAATAACAGGTTTAGCTATAGAACGAAAAAGTTTAGAATATACTACTCGTGAGGAATCGGAGATCTTTAAAAATATTGACCGACAAATAGATGCAGAAAAAAATGTCCTGCTGGAAACGATTAAATCGACCATTAGTACTATTAATATTCAATTAGGAACGATTAATAGGAACATTGCAAATATGAATGCGAAGTTGAGTGGGCTTCCTGAAGATCAACAAGAATATTTAAAGATTCAGCGAAAGTTAGATATTAGTCAAGAAGCTTATGATGTGTATATGCAAAAGCGAAGTGAAGCGGCTATTGTTAAAGCGGCTAATATTTCGGATATTACTATTGTAGATGAAGCAAAAGATATTGGAGGCGGAAAGATTGGTCCTAACACCTCTCTAAATTATATGATGGGATTGATGCTAGGTTTCTTTATTCCTTTGTTCCTCATCTTTGTGATTTTCCTTTTAGATAATACCATTCATGGTTCGGATGAAGTAGAACAATTATCGAATATTCCTATTCTAGGCTTAATCGGTAAATACAAATACCATAATAATTTAGTGGTTTTTGAAAAACCTAAATCGGCAGTAGCGGAATCTTTTAGAGCCATTCGTTCTAGTTTACAATTTTTCTATAAAAATAAAATGAAAAATGAAAAACAAGAAGGCGGTAAAACCATTATGATCACTTCTTCGGTTAGTGGGGAAGGTAAAACCTTTTGCTCTATTAATATTGCTACCGTATATGCTATGTCTGGGAAGAAAACCATTTTATTAGGACTGGATTTACGTAAACCAAAAATATTTGATGACTTTGATTTAACCAATGAAAAAGGAGTAGTAAATTATTTTATTGGGGACAGTACTTTTGATGAAGTAATCAATCATACCAAAATAGACAATTTAGATGTAGTTACTTCAGGGCCTATACCCCCAAATCCTTCCGAATTATTAATGAGTGATAAGATGGAAGATTTAATCAAAAGGTTACGTGAAGAATATGATATGATTGTATTAGATACACCTCCTTTAGGTTTGGTAACCGATGCTTTAGAATTGGTACAGTATGCAGACGCTTCTATTTTTATGGTGCGTTTAGACTATACCAAAAAAGGAATGTTGCAATTAATTAATGCTAAATATCGCGCAGGAGAGGTGAAGAATATTAGTATTGTACTTAACTTTTACAAGCATAAAACCAATCATAATTACGGTTATGGTTACGGTTATGGCTATGGATATGGGTATGGTGTTTACGGAAATTCGTATCATGAAGACGACAAGAAATCATTATTTAAAAAAGCTAAGGCTTTTATAAAAAGTATTTAA
- the secA gene encoding preprotein translocase subunit SecA, with amino-acid sequence MNFLDSVLKMFVGDKSKQDVKSITPLVNKIKTFEAALEALSHDELRAKTDFFKEKIAEARKPLQTKIDVLLEAAEKEEDIDKREDIYLEIDTIKDDVYKVTEDVLNDILPEAFAVVKETAKRFTNNTSIAVTANEFDRVISGEHDYVTLEGDQAIWANSWDAAGKAITWDMIHYDVQLIGGIAMHQGKIAEMHTGEGKTLVATLPVYLNALAGRGVHLVTVNDYLAKRDSAWMAPIFEFHGLSVDCVDYHKPNSAARKKAYNADITYGTNNEFGFDYLRDNMAHNPDDLVQRPHHYAIVDEVDSVLVDDARTPLIISGPIPKGDQHEFDALKPKVEDIVSVQRKYLTGVLAEAKKLIAAGDEKEGGFQLLRAYRGIPKNKALIKFLSEEGVKQLLQKTENYYMQDNNREMPKVDAELYYVIEEKNNQIELSDKGIEYISGKDNPDFFVMPEIGIEIAKIEAKGLSKEEEAEEKEDLFRDFGIKSERIHTLNQLLKAYALFEKDNQYVVMDNKVMIVDEQTGRIMDGRRYSDGLHQAIEAKENVKIEDATQTFATVTLQNYFRMYRKLSGMTGTAVTEAGEFWEIYKLDVVEIPTNKPIARDDRQDLVFKTKREKYNAVIDEVTKLSQAGRPVLIGTTNVEISELLGKMLSIRKVPHNVLNAKQHKKEAEIVDEAGRSGQVTIATNMAGRGTDIKLSDEVKAAGGLAIIGTERHDSRRVDRQLRGRAGRQGDVGSSQFYVSLEDNLMRLFGSERIAKMMDRMGLEEGEVIQHSMISKSIERAQKKVEENNFGVRKRLLEYDDVMNSQREVVYKRRYHALFGERLRVDIANMVYDTAENITETNKGASDFKNFEFELIRYFSMSSPITEAEFVKLPVLDIAQRVYKAAFDHYRAKMDRNAEIAFPIIANVYETQRDKFKRIVVPFTDGVKSLQVVTDLEKAYETKGKQLITDFEKNITLAIIDDAWKTHLRKMDELKQSVQLAVHEQKDPLLIYKFEAFELFKTTIDQVNKDVISFLFKGELPTQESNIQEAKETRTKENLQTQKEEIPNMDERSAQSRAAGNTQRQPEVVETIVRDKPKVGRNDRVTIKHVMSGENKTVKYKQAEPLIAKGEWVLIDE; translated from the coding sequence ATGAATTTTTTAGATTCTGTACTAAAAATGTTTGTTGGAGACAAGTCTAAGCAAGACGTAAAGTCCATAACGCCTTTAGTAAATAAAATTAAAACCTTTGAAGCAGCTCTAGAAGCCTTATCTCACGATGAACTTAGAGCAAAAACAGATTTCTTTAAAGAAAAAATAGCGGAAGCACGTAAACCACTTCAAACTAAAATAGATGTTCTTTTAGAAGCAGCAGAAAAGGAAGAGGATATTGACAAACGTGAAGACATTTATTTAGAAATAGATACTATAAAAGACGATGTTTATAAAGTAACAGAAGACGTATTAAACGATATTTTACCAGAAGCTTTTGCGGTTGTAAAAGAAACGGCTAAACGTTTTACAAATAACACTTCTATTGCCGTTACTGCAAATGAGTTTGACAGAGTAATCTCTGGAGAACATGATTATGTAACACTAGAAGGAGATCAAGCCATTTGGGCAAACTCATGGGATGCTGCTGGAAAAGCGATTACTTGGGACATGATTCATTATGATGTACAATTAATTGGTGGTATTGCAATGCACCAAGGTAAAATTGCCGAAATGCATACTGGAGAAGGTAAAACATTAGTAGCAACACTTCCTGTGTATCTTAATGCCTTAGCTGGTCGTGGTGTGCACTTAGTAACCGTAAATGATTACCTAGCAAAAAGGGATAGCGCATGGATGGCTCCAATTTTTGAGTTTCATGGTTTAAGTGTAGATTGTGTAGATTACCACAAACCAAACTCTGCAGCTAGAAAAAAAGCATATAATGCAGATATTACTTATGGTACCAACAACGAATTTGGTTTTGATTACCTACGTGATAATATGGCACATAATCCTGACGATTTAGTGCAACGTCCACATCACTATGCTATAGTCGATGAGGTGGATTCGGTTTTAGTCGATGATGCAAGAACACCATTAATTATTTCTGGTCCAATACCAAAAGGAGATCAACATGAGTTTGATGCCTTAAAACCAAAAGTAGAAGATATTGTTTCGGTACAACGTAAATACTTAACAGGTGTTTTAGCCGAAGCAAAAAAACTAATCGCTGCTGGCGATGAAAAAGAAGGTGGTTTTCAATTACTTCGTGCCTATAGAGGTATTCCTAAAAACAAAGCCTTAATTAAGTTTTTAAGTGAAGAAGGTGTTAAACAACTACTTCAAAAAACAGAAAACTATTACATGCAAGACAACAACCGCGAAATGCCAAAGGTAGATGCTGAGTTGTACTATGTAATTGAAGAAAAAAACAATCAAATAGAACTTTCAGATAAAGGTATTGAATACATCTCTGGAAAAGATAATCCGGACTTTTTCGTGATGCCAGAAATTGGTATTGAAATTGCTAAAATTGAAGCAAAAGGATTAAGTAAAGAGGAAGAGGCAGAAGAAAAAGAAGATTTATTCAGAGACTTCGGAATCAAATCGGAACGTATACACACATTGAACCAATTACTAAAAGCATATGCTCTTTTTGAAAAAGACAACCAATATGTGGTAATGGATAATAAAGTAATGATTGTAGACGAGCAAACAGGTCGTATTATGGATGGTCGTCGTTATTCTGACGGTTTACACCAAGCAATCGAAGCTAAAGAAAATGTGAAAATTGAAGATGCTACGCAAACTTTTGCAACGGTAACCCTTCAAAACTACTTTAGAATGTACAGAAAGCTTTCTGGTATGACAGGTACTGCGGTAACAGAAGCTGGTGAGTTTTGGGAAATTTACAAATTAGATGTTGTAGAAATTCCGACAAACAAACCAATTGCCCGTGATGACAGACAAGATTTAGTATTTAAAACAAAACGTGAAAAATACAATGCGGTTATTGATGAAGTAACCAAACTTTCACAAGCAGGAAGACCTGTTTTAATTGGTACAACCAATGTAGAGATCTCAGAACTTTTAGGAAAAATGCTTTCTATTCGTAAAGTGCCTCACAATGTATTAAATGCAAAACAACATAAAAAAGAAGCAGAAATAGTAGACGAAGCTGGTAGATCTGGACAAGTAACTATTGCAACCAATATGGCTGGTCGTGGTACCGATATTAAATTATCTGACGAAGTAAAAGCAGCAGGTGGTTTAGCAATTATTGGTACAGAACGTCATGATTCTCGTCGTGTAGACAGACAATTACGTGGTCGTGCTGGTCGTCAAGGAGATGTTGGTAGCTCACAGTTCTATGTTTCGTTAGAAGATAATTTAATGCGTCTTTTTGGTAGTGAACGTATTGCCAAAATGATGGATAGAATGGGATTAGAAGAAGGCGAAGTGATTCAGCATTCTATGATTTCTAAATCTATTGAAAGAGCACAGAAAAAAGTAGAAGAAAACAATTTTGGTGTACGTAAGCGTTTACTAGAATATGATGATGTCATGAACTCGCAACGTGAAGTAGTTTACAAACGAAGATATCATGCTTTGTTTGGAGAACGTCTTCGTGTAGATATAGCCAATATGGTTTATGATACCGCGGAAAACATTACAGAAACAAATAAAGGAGCTTCCGATTTTAAGAATTTCGAATTTGAATTGATTCGTTATTTCTCTATGAGTTCTCCTATCACTGAAGCTGAATTTGTAAAGCTTCCTGTTCTAGATATTGCACAACGTGTATATAAAGCTGCTTTTGATCATTACAGAGCAAAAATGGACCGTAATGCAGAAATAGCATTCCCTATTATTGCAAATGTATACGAAACACAACGTGATAAATTTAAAAGAATAGTAGTACCATTTACAGATGGTGTAAAATCTTTACAAGTTGTTACAGATCTTGAAAAAGCGTATGAAACAAAAGGAAAACAACTAATAACCGATTTTGAAAAAAACATCACACTAGCGATTATTGATGATGCTTGGAAAACGCATTTACGTAAAATGGATGAGTTAAAACAATCGGTGCAGTTAGCAGTTCATGAGCAAAAAGATCCTTTATTAATTTATAAATTTGAAGCTTTTGAGTTGTTTAAAACAACCATAGATCAAGTAAATAAAGATGTAATTTCTTTCTTATTTAAAGGAGAATTGCCAACGCAAGAATCTAATATTCAAGAAGCAAAAGAAACGCGTACAAAGGAAAACTTACAAACGCAAAAAGAAGAAATTCCAAACATGGACGAACGTTCTGCACAAAGTAGAGCTGCTGGGAATACACAACGTCAACCAGAAGTAGTAGAAACTATTGTACGCGACAAACCAAAAGTTGGACGTAACGACAGAGTTACTATTAAGCACGTTATGAGTGGGGAAAATAAAACCGTAAAATACAAACAAGCAGAACCTTTAATAGCAAAAGGGGAATGGGTTTTAATTGATGAATAA
- a CDS encoding ABC-F family ATP-binding cassette domain-containing protein: MNYLNVENISKSYGELTLFQNISFSIHKDQKVAFVAKNGTGKTSILNILAKLDEPDAGQVIFRKDIVVSFLPQEPILDQNLTIEETIFSSDNEILKVIQAYEKALLNPEDEEAYQKAFENMEIHNAWDFETQYKQILFKLNLEGFDQKVSTLSGGQKKRLSLANALINKPDLLILDEPTNHLDLEMIEWLESFFAKENITLFMVTHDRYFLERVCNEIIELDQGELFSYKGNYSYYLEKKEERINIETVETGKAKQLYKKELTWMRRQPKARTTKSKSRIDDFTEIKHRAHQRRNDHEMQLELNMERLGTKIIEIHKISKAFKDKVILDKFEYNFQKGERIGIIGKNGTGKSTFLNILTQTAQPDSGRIVIGETVKFGYYTQSGIDIKPNQKVIDVVREFGDYIPLKKGKQISAQQLLERFLFDRKKQYDFVEKLSGGERKRLYLCTVLIQNPNFLILDEPTNDLDIVTLNVLESFLLDFPGCLIVVSHDRYFMDKIVDHLFVFRGEGVVEDFPGNYSDFRTYEDSQPAIAESSDDKKEKKSWKKESNNKLSYNEQKEYKNMESKLKALEFDKKELEAKFLDETLSQDAIAELSDKLQNIITEMETKEARWFELMEKLEGGN, translated from the coding sequence TTGAATTATCTCAACGTAGAAAATATATCGAAATCGTATGGAGAGCTTACGCTTTTTCAAAACATTTCTTTTAGTATTCACAAAGATCAAAAAGTAGCTTTTGTAGCTAAAAACGGAACCGGAAAAACTTCTATCCTAAACATTCTAGCAAAATTAGATGAACCAGATGCTGGTCAAGTAATTTTTAGAAAAGATATCGTGGTTTCTTTTCTACCGCAAGAACCTATTTTAGACCAAAATCTAACGATTGAAGAAACTATTTTCAGTTCTGATAATGAAATTCTAAAAGTGATTCAAGCTTATGAAAAAGCACTTTTAAATCCGGAAGACGAAGAAGCGTATCAAAAAGCTTTTGAGAACATGGAAATACATAACGCTTGGGATTTTGAAACGCAATACAAACAAATCTTATTCAAGCTAAACTTAGAAGGTTTTGACCAAAAAGTAAGCACGCTTTCTGGCGGACAAAAAAAACGTCTTTCTTTGGCGAATGCCCTAATTAACAAACCCGATTTACTAATTCTAGATGAGCCAACCAATCATTTAGATTTAGAAATGATTGAGTGGTTAGAATCCTTTTTTGCAAAAGAAAACATCACTCTTTTTATGGTAACGCATGATCGCTATTTTTTAGAGCGTGTATGTAATGAAATTATAGAATTAGATCAAGGCGAATTATTCTCTTATAAAGGAAATTACTCCTACTACCTAGAAAAGAAAGAAGAACGCATCAACATAGAAACGGTAGAAACAGGTAAAGCAAAGCAACTGTACAAAAAAGAGTTGACTTGGATGCGTAGACAGCCAAAAGCTAGAACTACCAAATCGAAATCTAGAATAGATGATTTTACCGAAATAAAACACCGAGCGCACCAACGCAGAAATGATCATGAGATGCAGCTAGAGCTAAACATGGAACGCCTTGGAACCAAAATTATCGAGATTCATAAAATATCGAAAGCTTTTAAAGACAAAGTAATATTAGACAAATTTGAATACAACTTCCAAAAAGGGGAACGCATTGGTATTATTGGTAAAAATGGAACTGGAAAATCCACCTTTCTAAATATTCTTACACAAACAGCACAGCCTGATTCTGGGAGAATCGTGATTGGAGAAACGGTGAAATTTGGTTACTATACGCAAAGCGGAATTGATATAAAACCAAACCAAAAAGTTATAGATGTAGTTCGCGAATTTGGGGATTATATTCCATTAAAAAAAGGAAAACAAATAAGTGCACAACAGCTTTTAGAACGTTTTCTTTTCGACAGAAAAAAGCAATACGACTTTGTTGAAAAACTAAGTGGTGGCGAACGAAAAAGACTGTATTTGTGTACGGTTTTAATTCAGAATCCGAATTTCTTAATTCTGGATGAGCCTACTAATGATTTAGATATTGTGACCCTAAATGTATTAGAAAGTTTCTTACTAGATTTTCCTGGTTGCTTGATTGTGGTTTCGCATGACAGGTATTTTATGGATAAAATTGTAGACCATCTTTTTGTTTTTAGAGGAGAAGGTGTTGTAGAAGATTTCCCTGGAAACTATAGTGATTTTAGAACCTACGAAGACAGTCAGCCAGCAATAGCAGAAAGCTCCGACGATAAAAAAGAAAAGAAATCTTGGAAAAAAGAAAGTAACAATAAACTTTCTTACAACGAGCAGAAAGAATATAAGAACATGGAAAGCAAGCTGAAAGCTTTAGAGTTTGACAAAAAGGAATTAGAAGCAAAATTCCTGGACGAAACTTTATCGCAAGATGCTATAGCCGAACTTTCTGATAAATTACAAAATATCATTACAGAAATGGAAACCAAAGAAGCACGTTGGTTTGAACTTATGGAAAAATTAGAAGGGGGGAATTAG
- a CDS encoding DUF2795 domain-containing protein, protein MYWTLELASYLSDAPWPATKDELIDYAIRTGAPLEVVENLQAIEDEGDSYDSIEEIWPDYPTDEDYLWNEDEY, encoded by the coding sequence ATGTATTGGACATTAGAACTAGCATCTTATTTAAGTGATGCACCTTGGCCAGCAACAAAGGACGAACTTATTGATTACGCAATCAGAACAGGAGCACCTTTAGAAGTTGTTGAAAACTTACAAGCAATTGAAGACGAAGGAGACTCTTACGACTCTATTGAAGAAATTTGGCCTGATTATCCAACCGACGAAGATTACCTCTGGAATGAGGACGAGTATTAA
- a CDS encoding polysaccharide biosynthesis/export family protein, translating into MKRLFLAISLLITVFVSSCIPHKDTLYIQDKGTSIDSLQTIVEQQKPYRVQINDILNVRVKALDQDNVQIFNPIGNGDLNASGVERSYFDGFTVDLHGNIRIPTLGKMNVLGYTTEEIEQMIEKKLLAEEFKETANIFVTVKLTGLKYITTGEIGSTGTKILFQERVNIIEAIANSGDIPVTGDKKDVLIIRQYPQGQKIHHLDLTDINVMQSPYYYIQPNDMIYVKPLRQKAWGTGTNALQNIGALATVLSVITTTILLLQRI; encoded by the coding sequence ATGAAGAGATTATTTCTTGCGATTTCTCTACTAATTACTGTGTTTGTCAGCTCTTGTATTCCGCATAAAGACACATTATATATTCAAGATAAAGGAACTTCCATAGATTCTTTACAAACTATAGTAGAGCAACAGAAACCATATCGTGTACAAATTAACGATATCTTAAACGTTCGTGTAAAAGCCTTAGATCAAGATAATGTACAAATTTTTAACCCTATAGGAAATGGAGATCTAAATGCAAGTGGTGTAGAAAGGTCTTACTTTGATGGGTTTACTGTAGATCTGCATGGTAATATTAGGATTCCAACATTGGGTAAAATGAATGTTTTAGGATACACTACCGAAGAGATTGAGCAAATGATAGAAAAAAAGCTATTGGCAGAAGAGTTTAAAGAAACCGCCAATATCTTTGTAACGGTAAAACTTACCGGATTAAAATACATTACCACAGGAGAAATAGGAAGCACCGGAACTAAAATCTTGTTTCAAGAACGTGTAAATATAATTGAGGCTATTGCAAATTCTGGCGATATTCCAGTAACAGGGGATAAGAAAGATGTTTTAATTATTAGACAATATCCACAAGGGCAAAAAATTCACCATCTAGATTTAACAGATATTAATGTGATGCAATCTCCGTATTATTATATCCAACCCAACGATATGATTTATGTAAAGCCATTACGACAAAAAGCTTGGGGAACAGGAACCAATGCTTTACAAAATATTGGAGCTCTTGCAACTGTTTTGTCTGTAATAACTACTACTATATTATTATTACAACGCATATAA
- a CDS encoding cob(I)yrinic acid a,c-diamide adenosyltransferase yields the protein MKVYTKTGDKGTTALFGGTRVAKHHIRIDSYGTVDELNSHIGLIRDQDINTKYKEILIHIQDRLFTVGAVLATDPEKAVLKNGKERLNIPKISNENIELLEKEMDTMNEDLPQMTHFVLPGGHQTVSFCHIARCVCRRAERLASALNDIETVEPTTLMYLNRLSDYLFVLARKLSYDLKADEVKWIPEKQ from the coding sequence ATGAAAGTATACACAAAAACAGGAGATAAAGGTACTACGGCACTTTTTGGAGGTACCAGAGTCGCTAAACACCATATTCGTATTGATAGTTATGGAACCGTAGATGAGCTAAACTCCCATATTGGTTTAATTAGAGATCAAGACATAAATACCAAATACAAAGAAATTCTTATCCATATACAAGACCGTCTTTTTACGGTAGGAGCCGTTTTAGCTACAGATCCAGAAAAAGCAGTGCTTAAAAATGGAAAAGAACGTTTAAACATTCCTAAGATTTCTAACGAAAACATAGAGCTGCTAGAAAAGGAAATGGATACCATGAACGAAGACTTGCCTCAGATGACGCACTTTGTACTTCCTGGTGGTCACCAAACCGTGTCATTCTGTCACATAGCACGCTGTGTTTGCAGACGCGCAGAGCGTTTAGCTTCGGCATTAAACGACATCGAAACGGTAGAACCAACTACTTTAATGTACTTAAACCGATTATCAGACTATCTTTTTGTCTTGGCACGAAAGTTGTCTTATGATTTAAAGGCAGACGAAGTAAAATGGATTCCTGAAAAGCAATAG